The following DNA comes from Cellulophaga sp. HaHa_2_95.
CGCATGAGAAGGCGTTCCTTTAACTACCGCATCAAAAACCACTAATCCTTTTTCTGCAATAGCTAAATTCATTAACGTAGGTTCGCCTACAATAGCAACGTCTATAGGAGGTAGGGAAGGTAAAAGGCCTCTTAAGCTATTTACTCCCGCACTTTCTTCTTCTGCAGATGCGACCATTAATATATTATGATTTAAATTTTCAGAAGCGTAAAAATGTGAAAAGGTAGCTAATAGAGAAACCAAGCAACCTCCAGCATCATTACTGCCTAGTCCATACAATTTACCATCTTCAATATGTGGAAGAAAAGGATCTTTGGTATATGCCTGATTTGGTTTTACAGTATCATGATGCGAGTTTAAAAGCAGTGTTGGTTTTGTGTCGTCCCAATGTTTATTTTTCGCATAGACATTATTGTTATCTCTTGTAAATGAAATGTCAAAGGATGTAAACCAATCTTGAATAGCATCGGCCGTTTTATCTTCTTCACTTGAGAAAGATTGAATGCTGATTAACTGTTTTAGTAAAGTTATTGCTTTTTCTGTTAGTTGCTGTTGATTCATGATTATAGAGTTATTGTGGTAAACAATTGTGCATCTTCTTGTATCATTTCTATATCACCCAAGCATACTTTGTGTACGTTATGGTGTAAAGCATGATAGCAATTTTCTAGCTTTGGAAGCAT
Coding sequences within:
- a CDS encoding M20 family metallo-hydrolase, producing MNQQQLTEKAITLLKQLISIQSFSSEEDKTADAIQDWFTSFDISFTRDNNNVYAKNKHWDDTKPTLLLNSHHDTVKPNQAYTKDPFLPHIEDGKLYGLGSNDAGGCLVSLLATFSHFYASENLNHNILMVASAEEESAGVNSLRGLLPSLPPIDVAIVGEPTLMNLAIAEKGLVVFDAVVKGTPSHAAHPNTDNAIYNTIEVLEWFKNYSFEKTSEALGEVKMTVTQIKAGSQHNVVPSQVDLVVDVRVNDCYTNLEVATLLKKEAPCTLQERGLKLNSSKINKDHALVQSGIALGRETYGSPTLSDQAALTCQSLKLGPGDSTRSHSADEYIYVNEIEEGVDLYIKILEGFIEQN